One Natranaerovirga hydrolytica genomic region harbors:
- a CDS encoding thioredoxin family protein, with the protein MDVKVLGACCKTSQKMLENTKEAVKMMGLDVEVENIGDIEEISKYGIMTTPGLVVDGKVLSYGKLLKPKAIVKLIKKMGS; encoded by the coding sequence ATGGATGTTAAAGTATTAGGCGCTTGTTGTAAAACAAGTCAAAAAATGTTAGAAAACACAAAAGAAGCAGTAAAAATGATGGGTTTAGATGTAGAGGTAGAAAATATAGGAGATATAGAAGAGATTTCTAAGTATGGCATTATGACTACACCTGGTTTAGTTGTTGATGGCAAGGTATTGTCTTATGGAAAGTTACTTAAACCAAAAGCCATCGTTAAATTAATTAAAAAGATGGGAAGTTAA
- the glpK gene encoding glycerol kinase GlpK — protein sequence MGKYILALDQGTTSSRAILFDNSGKNIGTAQKEFTQIYPKPGWVEHDPMEIWGTQSGVAREVLERTGIRPFDVEAIGITNQRETTIVWDKKTGKPIYNAIVWQCRRTASICDALKAKGLDKYIRENTGLVIDAYFSGTKVKWILDNVKGAREKAHKGELLFGTVDTWLIWNLTRGKVHVTDYSNASRTMLFNIKKLKWDKKILDELGIPLSMLPEVKPSSYPYGVTDSQTFGGAEIPITGDAGDQQAALFGQTCFERGMAKNTYGTGCFMLMHTGEKFIPSNNGLLTTIAWGIDNKVEYALEGSIFVAGAAVQWLRDELKLIESATESEEVANAVEDTRGVYVVPGFVGMGAPYWDMYARGTIVGLTRGSNRNHIVRATLESIAYQTRDVLQAMEDDSGIKLQVLKVDGGAVVNNFLMQFQSDILGTKVERPEVTETTALGAAYLAGLETGFWKNKEEIINKWHIDKIFTPKMEEGKKEDKYKGWKKAVQRALKWEVEN from the coding sequence ATGGGCAAATATATATTGGCATTAGATCAAGGCACAACAAGTTCAAGAGCAATACTATTTGATAACAGTGGAAAAAATATTGGTACGGCACAAAAAGAATTTACACAAATTTATCCTAAACCAGGTTGGGTAGAGCATGACCCGATGGAAATATGGGGGACACAAAGTGGTGTTGCTAGAGAAGTTCTTGAAAGAACCGGCATTAGACCTTTTGATGTTGAAGCGATTGGTATTACCAACCAACGAGAAACGACTATTGTTTGGGATAAAAAAACAGGAAAGCCTATTTATAATGCCATTGTTTGGCAATGTAGAAGAACAGCATCCATCTGTGATGCTTTAAAAGCAAAAGGATTAGATAAGTATATTCGTGAGAATACCGGTCTTGTTATAGACGCTTACTTTTCAGGAACAAAGGTCAAGTGGATTCTAGATAATGTTAAGGGAGCAAGAGAAAAGGCTCATAAGGGTGAATTATTATTTGGAACGGTGGATACTTGGTTGATTTGGAACTTAACAAGAGGAAAAGTCCATGTAACAGATTATTCTAATGCTTCTAGGACAATGTTATTTAATATTAAAAAGTTGAAATGGGATAAGAAAATCCTAGATGAGCTGGGCATTCCACTTTCTATGTTACCAGAAGTAAAACCATCCAGTTACCCATACGGTGTAACAGATTCACAAACCTTTGGTGGCGCAGAAATTCCAATAACAGGTGATGCCGGTGATCAACAGGCTGCATTATTTGGACAAACATGTTTTGAACGAGGAATGGCTAAAAACACATATGGCACAGGGTGCTTTATGTTAATGCATACAGGAGAAAAATTTATTCCTTCTAATAATGGGTTATTAACAACCATTGCGTGGGGGATAGATAATAAAGTTGAATATGCATTAGAAGGTAGTATTTTTGTAGCAGGAGCAGCTGTTCAATGGCTAAGGGATGAATTAAAGTTAATTGAGTCTGCAACAGAGAGTGAAGAAGTGGCTAATGCTGTAGAAGATACAAGGGGTGTTTATGTAGTGCCTGGGTTTGTAGGAATGGGCGCACCTTATTGGGATATGTATGCTAGAGGAACAATCGTGGGATTAACGCGAGGTTCTAATAGAAATCATATTGTTAGAGCAACATTAGAATCTATTGCTTATCAAACAAGAGATGTGCTACAAGCAATGGAAGATGATTCTGGTATCAAGCTTCAAGTATTGAAAGTCGATGGTGGAGCAGTTGTCAATAATTTCTTAATGCAATTTCAGTCGGATATACTGGGTACGAAAGTCGAACGTCCAGAAGTGACAGAAACAACAGCTCTTGGTGCAGCATATTTAGCAGGGCTAGAAACAGGTTTTTGGAAAAACAAAGAAGAAATTATTAATAAGTGGCATATCGATAAAATATTTACACCCAAAATGGAAGAAGGTAAAAAAGAAGACAAATATAAAGGATGGAAGAAAGCGGTCCAAAGAGCTCTTAAATGGGAAGTTGAAAATTAA
- a CDS encoding HAD family hydrolase, which yields MKFDSIIFDLDGTLWDSSKSVTRSWNQTLSHYNEVKNKLTVEDLQGAMGLQIQDIALRFFPDLEEEKRLEILKHCGKEECQYLEKKGGILYDEVQETLEKLVKNYKLFIVSNCQGGYIEAFFKVHGLEKYFIDYENPGRTGLTKGENIQIIIERNKLLNLVYVGDTQGDLEASRFAGIPFIYAKYGFGEVKEYDNVINRIEELLKL from the coding sequence ATGAAATTTGATAGTATTATTTTTGACTTAGATGGAACATTATGGGATTCATCAAAAAGTGTGACGCGTTCTTGGAATCAAACATTAAGTCATTATAATGAAGTGAAAAACAAACTGACCGTTGAGGATCTACAAGGTGCAATGGGTTTACAAATACAAGATATTGCTTTAAGATTTTTTCCGGATTTAGAAGAAGAAAAAAGACTTGAAATCCTTAAGCACTGTGGCAAAGAAGAATGCCAATACCTAGAAAAAAAAGGTGGAATCCTTTATGATGAAGTTCAGGAAACATTAGAAAAACTGGTCAAGAACTATAAACTGTTTATTGTTAGCAATTGTCAAGGTGGTTACATCGAAGCATTTTTTAAAGTACATGGTCTTGAAAAATATTTTATAGATTATGAAAATCCAGGTAGAACAGGACTTACAAAAGGTGAAAACATACAAATCATAATAGAGAGAAATAAACTGTTAAATCTAGTATACGTAGGGGATACACAAGGGGATTTAGAAGCTTCTAGATTTGCGGGCATACCTTTTATTTATGCAAAATATGGTTTTGGAGAAGTAAAAGAATATGATAATGTCATTAATCGTATTGAGGAACTTCTTAAGTTATAA
- a CDS encoding SDR family oxidoreductase, producing MDNTDVVLITGANSGMGKAIALKLAQTGARIVMLCRNKERGEAALKEVQKLSGNTGVQLMICDLASLKSIRAFCAEFKKKYDRLTVLINNAGVILPGYYKTVDGYELQFGVNHLGHFLLTTELTDLMVESAPARIINVSSGAHKMGKIHFEDINLEKKYKFWRAYAQSKLANILFTYELAEKLKEKDVTVNSLHPGAVGTSMGINRDTGFGTFIMKLFKPFFQTPEKGAQTTLYLALAKEVEKETGKYYYRKKSVTSSKQSYDKDMAKKLWEISEKMVQL from the coding sequence TTGGATAACACAGACGTGGTTTTAATAACAGGTGCAAATTCAGGAATGGGGAAAGCTATTGCACTTAAATTGGCTCAGACAGGAGCAAGGATAGTGATGCTTTGTAGAAACAAAGAAAGAGGAGAAGCAGCTCTTAAAGAGGTACAAAAATTAAGTGGTAACACTGGCGTTCAACTTATGATATGTGATTTAGCTTCCTTAAAAAGCATAAGAGCTTTTTGTGCAGAATTTAAGAAAAAGTATGATAGGCTTACTGTTCTTATTAATAATGCGGGTGTTATTTTGCCAGGATATTATAAAACAGTGGATGGATATGAACTTCAATTTGGTGTCAATCATTTAGGTCATTTTCTGTTAACCACTGAACTAACGGATTTAATGGTAGAAAGCGCTCCAGCAAGAATTATTAATGTTTCGTCCGGTGCACACAAAATGGGTAAGATACATTTTGAAGATATTAATCTAGAAAAAAAGTATAAATTTTGGAGAGCTTACGCTCAATCAAAGTTGGCAAATATCTTATTTACATATGAATTAGCAGAAAAACTGAAAGAAAAAGATGTTACGGTTAACAGTCTTCACCCAGGTGCTGTAGGAACAAGTATGGGGATTAATAGAGATACTGGATTTGGTACATTTATTATGAAGCTATTTAAACCATTTTTTCAAACACCAGAAAAAGGTGCACAAACAACACTTTACCTTGCCCTTGCTAAGGAAGTAGAAAAAGAAACTGGGAAATACTATTATCGCAAGAAATCAGTTACTTCTTCAAAACAATCGTATGATAAAGATATGGCAAAGAAGCTTTGGGAGATTAGTGAAAAAATGGTTCAGTTATAA
- a CDS encoding GNAT family N-acetyltransferase, producing MSIRIRAYNEKDLPAMLTIWNDIVEEGNAFPQMKKLDIETGRKFFEEQSYTGVAIDNHNIVGMYILHPNNVGRCGHISNASYGVKKGYRGKKLGEKMVLDSLREAKRLKFRIMQFNAVVKNNEAAIHLYEKIGFQKLGVIPKGFLLPDGSYEDIISYYISLDTIKN from the coding sequence ATGTCAATTAGGATAAGAGCGTACAATGAAAAAGATTTGCCAGCTATGTTAACCATTTGGAATGATATTGTAGAAGAAGGCAATGCATTTCCTCAGATGAAAAAATTAGATATAGAAACAGGAAGAAAATTTTTCGAGGAACAATCTTATACAGGTGTAGCCATAGATAATCATAACATAGTGGGTATGTATATATTGCACCCAAATAATGTTGGAAGGTGTGGACATATTTCAAATGCATCTTATGGCGTAAAAAAAGGATATCGCGGAAAAAAACTTGGAGAAAAAATGGTCTTAGATAGTTTAAGAGAAGCTAAAAGACTAAAATTTAGAATTATGCAATTTAATGCAGTAGTAAAAAATAATGAAGCTGCTATTCATTTGTATGAAAAAATTGGGTTTCAAAAACTAGGTGTTATTCCAAAAGGGTTTTTGCTACCTGATGGAAGTTACGAAGATATTATTTCGTATTATATAAGTCTTGACACCATAAAAAATTAA
- a CDS encoding zinc ribbon domain-containing protein yields MNKVICKRCGEINADNAVFCLGCQSSLRTVGKFKDYSPAVNYGKHNTINRRAYEPDQEVSMGEWIVIIFLEIIPMINLMTLVYLAFGSSKKSLNNYGKASLLFILIAFVRVILKVGWGI; encoded by the coding sequence ATGAATAAAGTGATTTGTAAAAGGTGTGGAGAAATTAATGCTGACAATGCAGTTTTTTGCTTAGGATGTCAAAGTTCATTACGAACAGTAGGGAAATTCAAAGATTATAGCCCAGCTGTTAATTATGGAAAACATAACACAATAAATAGGAGAGCATATGAACCAGATCAGGAAGTGTCTATGGGTGAATGGATTGTCATTATTTTTCTAGAAATCATTCCTATGATAAACCTTATGACTCTTGTTTATTTGGCTTTTGGGTCTAGCAAAAAAAGCTTAAACAATTACGGAAAAGCATCATTATTATTTATTCTTATTGCTTTTGTTAGAGTAATACTAAAAGTCGGTTGGGGTATATAA
- the thiC gene encoding phosphomethylpyrimidine synthase ThiC, which yields MSYKTQMEAARKGIVTPQMKAVAEKENMSLDTLVERMAKGTIIIPANKNHTSLKPEGVGEGLKTKINVNLGISKDCNNFDVEMEKVNKAIEMNVEAIMDLSSFGKTREFRTELIKKSTAMIGTVPIYDAVGFYDKELKDITVEEFIKVVRTHAEDGVDFMTIHAGINKETAKRFKKNQRITNIVSRGGSLLYAWMELNDKENPFYEYYDELLDICREYDVTLSLGDACRPGSIADSTDASQVEELIVLGELTKRAWEKDVQVMVEGPGHMAINEIEANMILEKRLCHGAPFYVLGPIVTDVAPGYDHITSAIGGAIAASSGADFLCYVTPAEHLRLPNIDDMKEGIIASKIAAHAGDIAKGIPNARDWDNNMSRARQSLNWEKMFELAIDSEKPRRYRAESMPEDEDTCTMCGKMCSMRNMNKVMEGKDINILRD from the coding sequence ATGTCTTATAAAACTCAAATGGAAGCAGCTAGAAAGGGAATTGTTACCCCTCAAATGAAAGCTGTAGCCGAAAAAGAAAATATGTCATTAGATACCCTTGTAGAAAGAATGGCAAAAGGAACCATTATTATACCAGCTAACAAAAATCATACGTCTCTTAAACCAGAAGGTGTAGGAGAAGGTTTAAAAACAAAAATTAACGTTAACTTAGGTATTTCAAAAGACTGTAATAACTTTGATGTGGAAATGGAAAAAGTAAATAAAGCAATAGAAATGAATGTAGAAGCCATTATGGATTTAAGCTCCTTTGGTAAAACAAGAGAATTTCGTACAGAGCTTATTAAAAAATCCACAGCAATGATTGGTACAGTACCCATATACGATGCAGTAGGTTTTTATGACAAAGAATTAAAAGACATAACAGTAGAAGAATTTATAAAAGTGGTTAGAACCCATGCAGAAGATGGCGTAGACTTTATGACAATCCACGCAGGCATTAATAAAGAAACAGCAAAAAGATTTAAGAAAAACCAACGTATTACCAATATCGTATCAAGAGGTGGTTCACTCTTATACGCTTGGATGGAATTAAATGACAAAGAGAATCCATTTTATGAATACTATGATGAATTATTAGATATTTGTAGAGAATATGATGTGACGTTAAGTTTAGGAGATGCTTGTCGACCAGGTTCTATAGCAGACTCAACAGACGCTAGTCAAGTAGAAGAACTTATTGTACTGGGAGAATTGACAAAAAGAGCTTGGGAGAAAGACGTTCAAGTTATGGTAGAAGGACCAGGACATATGGCTATTAATGAAATCGAAGCCAATATGATTTTAGAAAAAAGATTATGTCACGGTGCACCATTTTATGTGTTAGGACCAATTGTAACAGATGTGGCACCAGGTTATGACCATATAACCAGTGCAATTGGAGGCGCAATTGCAGCTTCTTCAGGAGCAGACTTTTTATGTTATGTAACACCAGCAGAACATTTAAGACTACCAAATATTGACGATATGAAGGAAGGTATAATCGCCTCTAAAATCGCAGCACACGCAGGGGATATTGCCAAAGGTATTCCAAATGCAAGAGATTGGGATAACAATATGAGTCGAGCTAGACAAAGCTTAAATTGGGAAAAAATGTTTGAATTAGCAATAGACTCAGAAAAACCAAGACGATATAGAGCAGAGTCTATGCCAGAAGATGAGGACACTTGTACAATGTGCGGAAAAATGTGTTCTATGCGTAATATGAATAAGGTAATGGAAGGTAAAGATATTAATATATTAAGAGACTAA
- the thiE gene encoding thiamine phosphate synthase, producing MTKSEKLALFNTGLYGITAEEYSNGKDNVTVVKEMLDAGIKIIQYREKEKEMGEKYRQCVAIGKLAKEAGALFIVNDHMDIAVAVEADGVHIGQDDIPIDMARKLVGEDMIIGLSTHSPEQGKEAIKKGADYIGVGPIFKTFTKKNVCDPVGLEYLEYVVNNLSIPYVAIGGIKEHNIKEVSDKGAQCICLVTDIVGADDIKDKVKKLKNIIR from the coding sequence ATGACAAAATCAGAAAAATTAGCATTATTTAACACAGGTCTATATGGGATTACGGCAGAAGAATACTCAAATGGAAAAGACAATGTGACAGTGGTTAAAGAAATGCTAGACGCAGGAATAAAGATTATTCAGTACCGAGAAAAGGAAAAAGAAATGGGCGAAAAGTACAGACAATGTGTAGCCATTGGAAAGTTAGCAAAGGAAGCAGGAGCACTATTTATTGTCAATGATCATATGGATATTGCAGTGGCAGTAGAAGCTGATGGGGTACATATTGGTCAAGACGATATACCAATAGATATGGCGAGAAAACTAGTGGGTGAGGATATGATTATTGGATTATCCACTCACTCACCAGAACAAGGAAAAGAAGCCATAAAAAAAGGTGCAGATTATATTGGGGTAGGCCCGATTTTTAAAACATTCACCAAGAAAAACGTATGCGACCCTGTAGGGTTAGAATACTTAGAATATGTTGTTAATAACCTCTCTATACCCTATGTAGCCATTGGTGGTATAAAAGAACACAACATAAAAGAGGTAAGTGATAAAGGCGCACAATGTATATGTTTGGTAACAGATATTGTAGGCGCAGACGATATTAAGGACAAAGTAAAGAAACTAAAAAATATCATTAGATAA
- the thiF gene encoding sulfur carrier protein ThiS adenylyltransferase ThiF: protein MNLFEKSISEIIGQTNLKKLQQVRIGIAGAGGLGSNCAFNLVRSGFNQLLIVDFDTIEPSNLNRQFYFYHQLGQPKVKALKENLMQIQPDLQIQAIEKRLEKNNIKEIFKSCDIVVEAFDQAEYKALLIQELLEEKELIVSASGIAGWGQSDELITHLIRKNLIIIGDLKTEVTDDMPPISPKVNIAAAKQADIILEYVLGRCNVE, encoded by the coding sequence ATGAACCTTTTTGAAAAAAGTATCAGTGAAATCATTGGTCAGACTAACCTTAAAAAATTACAGCAAGTTAGAATAGGCATAGCAGGAGCAGGAGGCTTAGGTTCTAATTGTGCGTTTAATCTCGTGCGTAGTGGTTTTAATCAACTGCTTATTGTAGACTTTGACACAATAGAACCTTCTAATCTGAATCGACAATTTTATTTTTATCACCAATTAGGGCAACCAAAAGTAAAAGCACTTAAAGAAAATTTAATGCAAATTCAACCGGACCTACAAATTCAAGCCATAGAGAAAAGATTGGAAAAAAACAATATAAAGGAAATCTTTAAAAGCTGTGATATTGTAGTAGAAGCATTTGATCAAGCAGAGTACAAAGCATTATTGATTCAAGAGTTATTAGAAGAAAAAGAACTAATTGTTTCAGCGTCAGGTATAGCAGGTTGGGGACAGAGTGATGAACTGATAACGCACCTCATTAGAAAAAATCTAATCATAATAGGGGATCTAAAAACAGAAGTAACAGATGATATGCCACCAATATCTCCCAAAGTCAATATCGCAGCGGCAAAACAAGCAGATATCATACTGGAATATGTATTAGGAAGGTGTAATGTAGAATGA
- the thiH gene encoding 2-iminoacetate synthase ThiH, whose amino-acid sequence MSFYEVYNQYKNINVQDYFNQLTTEHINQIIHKDNISALEFLALLSPKAKDLLESMARKANQLTKQNFGKAIILYTPLYLGNYCVNQCAYCGFNVDNPIPRKRLTLEEVALEAKAIAKTDLRHILILTGESRKGTSVDYIEECVKVINKYATVSIEIYPLEQEEYERLIQAGVDGLTLYQEVYNEEIYDEIHIRGPKKDYLNRLNAPERACKAKMRTVNIGALLGLDQWEREAFFTGLHGKYLQDKYTDTEISISLPRMRPHEGSFTPKDNVEDKDFVQIMLALRLFLPRVGITISTREEPDFRENVLPLGVTKMSAGTTTAVGGRTQDEETVQFDTSDKRSVEEIKKMLLSKGYQPVFKDWQLI is encoded by the coding sequence ATGAGTTTTTATGAAGTATACAATCAGTATAAAAATATTAATGTTCAAGACTATTTTAATCAATTAACAACAGAACACATTAATCAAATCATTCACAAAGACAATATTAGTGCGTTAGAATTTTTAGCTTTACTATCACCAAAAGCAAAAGATTTATTAGAGTCAATGGCAAGAAAAGCCAACCAATTAACAAAACAAAACTTCGGTAAAGCCATTATACTTTATACACCCTTATATTTAGGGAATTATTGCGTCAATCAATGTGCATACTGTGGTTTTAATGTAGACAATCCAATACCAAGAAAAAGATTAACCCTCGAAGAAGTAGCATTAGAAGCAAAAGCCATTGCAAAAACCGATTTAAGACATATTCTTATCTTGACAGGAGAATCAAGAAAAGGAACTTCTGTAGATTATATAGAAGAATGTGTCAAAGTCATCAACAAATATGCAACAGTATCCATTGAGATTTATCCTTTAGAACAAGAAGAATACGAAAGGTTAATCCAAGCAGGTGTAGATGGTTTAACATTGTATCAAGAAGTATACAATGAAGAAATATATGATGAAATTCATATTAGAGGTCCTAAAAAAGATTATTTGAATCGATTGAATGCACCTGAAAGAGCTTGCAAAGCAAAAATGAGAACGGTAAACATTGGTGCATTATTAGGATTAGATCAATGGGAAAGAGAAGCCTTTTTTACAGGTTTACATGGAAAATACCTACAAGATAAATATACAGATACAGAAATTAGTATTTCTTTACCAAGAATGCGACCTCACGAAGGTTCATTTACACCAAAAGATAATGTAGAAGATAAAGACTTTGTGCAAATTATGTTGGCCTTAAGATTATTTTTACCAAGAGTAGGTATTACCATATCCACTAGAGAAGAACCTGACTTTAGAGAAAATGTACTGCCCCTTGGTGTCACTAAAATGTCAGCAGGCACTACAACAGCAGTAGGTGGACGTACTCAAGATGAAGAAACGGTGCAATTTGACACATCAGATAAACGTTCTGTAGAAGAAATCAAAAAAATGCTACTTTCAAAAGGCTATCAACCTGTATTTAAAGATTGGCAGTTGATATAA
- a CDS encoding thiazole synthase produces the protein MKDLLTIGDQILNSRLFIGTGKFPRKSIIKDVIKSSASQVVTVALRRIDFDVKEENVLNYVPNTCTLMPNTSGARNAEEAIRIAKLARAAGCGNWIKIEVISDNKYLLPDNIETLKATETLVQEGFVVLPYMSPDLSMAKRMEDVGAAAVMPLGAPIGSNRGIKTKELVRILIDEIKVPVIVDAGIGKPSEAAEAMEMGCDAVLVNTAIATANDPVQMGKAFALAVEAGRQAYLAGTGATAEYANASSPLTGFLD, from the coding sequence ATGAAAGATTTATTGACAATAGGCGATCAAATATTAAACAGCAGATTATTTATAGGAACAGGAAAATTTCCTAGGAAATCTATCATAAAAGATGTTATTAAAAGTTCAGCATCACAAGTAGTCACTGTAGCCCTTAGGCGAATTGACTTTGATGTCAAGGAAGAAAATGTGCTTAACTATGTTCCAAACACATGTACTTTAATGCCCAATACATCAGGAGCAAGGAATGCAGAAGAAGCCATTAGAATTGCAAAATTAGCAAGAGCAGCAGGATGTGGCAACTGGATAAAAATCGAAGTCATATCCGATAACAAATATTTATTGCCAGATAATATAGAAACATTAAAAGCAACAGAAACATTAGTCCAAGAAGGCTTTGTGGTTCTACCTTATATGAGCCCAGACTTATCAATGGCAAAAAGAATGGAAGATGTTGGCGCAGCAGCAGTTATGCCTTTAGGCGCACCAATAGGAAGCAATAGAGGTATCAAAACAAAAGAACTGGTACGTATATTAATCGATGAAATTAAAGTACCTGTTATTGTTGATGCAGGCATAGGCAAACCATCAGAAGCAGCAGAAGCAATGGAAATGGGATGTGATGCAGTTCTAGTTAATACAGCCATTGCAACAGCGAATGATCCTGTTCAAATGGGAAAAGCATTTGCATTAGCCGTTGAAGCAGGAAGACAAGCATACTTAGCAGGAACAGGAGCAACAGCAGAATATGCAAATGCATCATCTCCCTTAACAGGATTTTTAGACTAA
- the thiS gene encoding sulfur carrier protein ThiS — protein sequence MIVKINGKEEHINEAMTLISLIKEKGLKPDRIVIEYNYDIIQKEKWQEITLHPNDNIEILSFVGGG from the coding sequence ATGATTGTAAAAATTAATGGAAAAGAAGAACATATAAACGAAGCCATGACTTTAATCAGTTTAATAAAAGAAAAAGGACTAAAACCAGATAGAATTGTTATAGAGTACAATTACGATATTATACAGAAAGAGAAGTGGCAAGAGATTACATTACACCCCAACGATAATATAGAAATTCTAAGTTTTGTAGGAGGCGGTTGA
- a CDS encoding tetratricopeptide repeat protein has protein sequence MKKSFRYIFTLLLIAIFLTGCQSFQLFESKESENPNTYLLKGRLDMGNEAYDEAIESLKKAIELDPSFSDAYNDLSWAYNEIGDYESALGYVTTAIELGEANSSNYVNQGYALYGLNQWDEAIIAFEKAIQLDATNDVAYYYLGDIFYFSGYYEDAQAMYMYSLQYDPTSIETISSIAYCKINLGHFDDAEEFINKYNMAYPNAFDLMYAKGELFEYIKSEKEVVEYYSELANQFPDKIEAQHALGKYYFHRIYDYEKAVEHFEQVSLLSIANADTYDWLAYSYINVENYDAALASVNTGLELDPEHSNLYNTLGDLYFIQNRYADAIPNYEQSIALSPINSTPYMNHLWALYYATNYEECIEKANKYLELFSYEPVLYDTIGYSYFELGEYDSAIDMFEQSIALAPDDPYIYYALAECYYALGNQETTEQYIEKTKEINEEYYNIEFDFDVFIF, from the coding sequence ATGAAAAAAAGTTTTAGATATATTTTTACACTGTTATTAATTGCAATATTTTTAACAGGATGCCAATCGTTTCAATTATTCGAATCAAAAGAATCAGAAAATCCTAATACTTATCTTTTAAAAGGCCGCTTAGATATGGGTAACGAAGCTTATGACGAAGCAATAGAAAGTTTAAAAAAAGCCATCGAACTAGACCCTAGTTTTAGTGATGCCTATAATGATTTAAGCTGGGCTTATAATGAGATCGGCGATTATGAATCGGCTCTAGGTTATGTTACGACTGCTATTGAATTAGGAGAGGCCAATTCAAGTAATTACGTTAATCAAGGCTATGCTTTATACGGTTTAAATCAATGGGATGAAGCAATAATAGCTTTTGAAAAGGCCATTCAGCTTGATGCAACAAACGATGTGGCTTACTATTATTTAGGAGATATTTTTTATTTTTCTGGTTATTATGAGGACGCACAAGCAATGTATATGTATTCGCTACAATATGACCCGACTTCAATAGAAACGATTTCCAGTATTGCTTATTGTAAAATTAATTTAGGGCATTTTGACGATGCTGAAGAATTTATTAACAAATACAATATGGCATACCCTAATGCGTTTGATTTAATGTATGCCAAAGGGGAACTTTTTGAATATATTAAATCCGAAAAAGAAGTTGTAGAGTATTACTCTGAACTTGCAAATCAATTCCCTGATAAAATTGAAGCTCAACATGCACTGGGTAAATATTATTTTCATAGAATATATGATTATGAAAAAGCAGTAGAGCATTTTGAGCAAGTGAGTCTTTTATCTATTGCTAATGCTGATACTTATGATTGGCTTGCCTACAGTTATATTAATGTAGAAAACTATGATGCTGCTTTAGCTTCTGTTAACACAGGTTTAGAATTGGATCCAGAGCATTCTAATCTATACAATACTTTAGGTGATCTATATTTTATTCAAAATCGCTATGCAGACGCTATTCCAAATTATGAACAGTCCATTGCTCTTTCACCAATTAACTCAACGCCTTATATGAATCATTTATGGGCATTATATTATGCAACCAATTATGAAGAGTGTATTGAAAAAGCTAATAAATATCTTGAATTGTTTAGTTATGAACCTGTCCTTTATGATACGATAGGTTATAGTTATTTTGAGTTAGGTGAATACGATTCTGCAATTGACATGTTTGAACAATCTATAGCATTAGCTCCTGATGATCCATATATCTACTATGCTTTAGCTGAATGTTATTATGCATTAGGTAATCAAGAAACAACAGAGCAGTATATTGAAAAAACCAAAGAAATTAATGAAGAATATTATAACATTGAATTCGACTTTGATGTATTTATATTCTAA